In Nicotiana tabacum cultivar K326 chromosome 21, ASM71507v2, whole genome shotgun sequence, one DNA window encodes the following:
- the LOC142175077 gene encoding uncharacterized protein LOC142175077, whose translation MARQQTKELYSSNYSSDNTCVVKWHKPPEYWLKINTDGSKDAEGNSGIGGICRDHRGKLTMVFASSIGRTSSNKAKASAALARGIIRRIQDIVGQLNCAIRHCYREANQVADALAKWSIDNEELLIFSHRDLPISAVGPYRLDYI comes from the exons ATGGCGAGACAACAAACCAAAGAACTCTATTCATCAAACTATTCTTCAGATAACACCTGTG TTGTTAAATGGCATAAACCTCCTGAATATTGGCTTAAGATTAATACCGATGGAAGCAAAGACGCAGAAGGAAATTCGGGTATTGGTGGCATATGCAGAGATCATAGGGGTAAGCTAACTATGGTGTTTGCTTCTTCAATTGGTAGAACAAGTAGCAACAAGGCTAAAGCTAGTGCAGCCTTAGCGAGG GGCATTATCAGACGGATTCAAGACATTGTCGGTCAACTCAATTGTGCTATTCGCCATTGTTATAGAGAAGCTAATCAAGTTGCAGATGCATTAGCAAAATGGAGCATTGACAATGAAGAACTTCTTATTTTCTCCCATCGTGATCTTCCTATTTCTGCAGTTGGACCTTACAGATTGGATTACATCTAG
- the LOC107814700 gene encoding (E,E)-geranyllinalool synthase-like — translation MDSSSISSIESLVNEIKKEMFSNQEFNTFLTPISAYDTAWLAMISYNNQEKAINGHSFSGPMFESCLNWILNNQNEQGFWGESNGENPPTISSLTATLACMIALKKWNVGETNIKKGLKFIHANTEILLKENSQQFPRWFTIVFPAMVQLAKSVGLETIFVNGSERLLSDVVMKRKVILESEKLMDMTAGHDQPLLAYLESFPNYFVDQKDQILKHLSEDGSLFQSPSATAQAFMSTGNQKCLEYLMSIVHKCPNGVPSRFPVDEELINLCMIDHIQRMGLANHFNKEIEQILGQVYKNQMNNQNEYLSEISTLPERLFKDSLAFRLLRLQGYKINQGSVCWFVRQPQMRAYIEKNQERFTCVMYNVYRATDLMFNGETEMEKVRSFARNFLESSMKVVNNEDNLLLLPSLQKVIKHELNVPWVARLEHLDHRLWIELSQSLPLLIGNPADYWLSCLHNDKLLKLAVQNYEFRQSVYRTELEELKRWSKEKGLVDIGFGREKTTYSYFASAASSSSFLPFDSLLRLVVAKCSIVITVADDFYDEEASLNDLKILTDAVQRWDGSNLDGPSKIIFDALDDLVCDVTKLYHLRHAIDITSELRYQWQETFLAWMTESTWSNNVAMPSRNEYLEIGMISIGAHILVLHAASLENPSLPREKLRPINGQYENITKLLMATTRLLNDIQSYQKECEVGKMNYTLLHMNENPGAQLDDSIEYVKEILANKKKEFLENVLMDGFNDMPKTCKLLHLSCLNVFHMFFNSCNLFDTKAAILEDIMRAIYIPLQEQTSIPPLKTSPILTPQEKKKKIENIPTKVSACLNGKNFKHQVGIGIGISFVGSKAPKNNPFGWYTKGFASQKLRSYFI, via the exons ATGGATTCCTCATCAATCTCCTCCATTGAATCCCTAGTCAATGAGATCAAGAAAGAGATGTTTTCAAACCAAGAATTTAACACTTTTCTTACCCCAATATCTGCCTATGACACTGCTTGGTTGGCCATGATTTCTTATAATAATCAAGAAAAAGCCATTAATGGTCATTCTTTTTCTGGCCCTATGTTTGAGAGTTGTTTAAATTGGATTCTCAACAACCAAAATGAGCAAGGATTTTGGGGAGAATCCAATGGTGAAAATCCTCCCACCATTTCTTCTCTTACTGCTACTCTTGCTTGTATGATAGCACTCAAGAAATGGAATGTGGGTGAAACCAACATCAAAAAAG GTTTGAAATTTATTCATGCTAATACGGAAATACTTCTGAAAGAGAATTCTCAACAATTTCCACGTTGGTTCACCATTGTTTTCCCTGCAATGGTTCAACTTGCTAAATCAGTAGGGCTGGAGACTATTTTTGTGAATGGATCAGAAAGATTACTTTCTGACGTGGTCATGAAGAGGAAAGTAATTCTTGAAAG TGAAAAGCTAATGGATATGACAGCAGGGCATGATCAACCTCTTTTGGCATATCTAGAGAGCTTCCCAAATTATTTTGTGGATCAAAAAgaccaaatcctaaaacatttaaGTGAAGATGGTTCTTTGTTTCAATCTCCCTCTGCTACAGCACAAGCATTCATGTCCACAGGAAACCAAAAATGTCTTGAATATCTCATGTCCATTGTTCACAAGTGTCCAAATGGAG TACCTTCAAGGTTTCCAGTGGATGAAGAGCTAATAAATCTTTGCATGATTGACCACATTCAGAGAATGGGATTGGCTAACCACTTTAACAAAGAGATTGAACAGATTCTTGGTCAAGTTTATAAGAATCAAATGAATAACCAGAATGAGTACTTATCAGAAATAAGTACTTTACCTGAGAGATTATTCAAGGACTCATTGGCTTTTCGACTTCTCCGTTTGCAAGGCtataaaataaatcaag GAAGTGTTTGTTGGTTTGTTCGTCAACCACAGATGAGGGCCTACATAGAAAAGAATCAAGAACGTTTTACATGTGTGATGTACAATGTGTACAGAGCTACAGATCTTATGTTCAATGGAGAAACTGAAATGGAGAAAGTACGATCTTTTGCCAGAAATTTTCTTGAAAGTTCAATGAAAGTCGTGAACAATGAGGACAACTTATTACTACTTCCTTCACTTCAAAAAGTG atTAAGCATGAGTTGAATGTTCCATGGGTTGCTCGACTAGAACACCTTGATCATAGATTATGGATTGAATTAAGTCAATCTCTCCCTCTTTTAATTGGAAATCCCGCAGATTATTG GTTGTCTTGTCTGCACAATGACAAATTGCTGAAATTAGCAGTGCAAAATTACGAATTTCGCCAGTCAGTTTACAGGACGGAATTGGAAGAACTAAAGAG GTGGTCGAAAGAGAAAGGTCTTGTGGACATTGGATTTGGGCGAGAGAAAACTACATATTCCTATTTTGCAAGTGCAGCTAGCAGCAGCAGTTTTCTACCTTTTGATTCTTTACTTCGATTGGTTGTTGCAAAATGTTCCATAGTTATTACAGTTGCTGATGATTTTTATGATGAGGAAGCCTCTTTAAATGACTTGAAAATCTTAACCGATGCTGTACAG AGGTGGGATGGAAGTAACCTTGATGGCCCTAGTAAGATCATATTTGATGCACTCGATGATCTTGTGTGCGATGTTACTAAGTTATACCACCTTCGACACGCAATCGACATCACCTCAGAACTTCGATATCAG TGGCAGGAGACATTTCTTGCATGGATGACGGAAAGTACGTGGAGTAATAATGTAGCCATGCCATCTAGGAATGAATACCTAGAAATTGGCATGATATCAATTGGTGCACATATTTTGGTTCTTCATGCTGCTTCCCTTGAAAATCCAAGTTTGCCAAGAGAAAAACTTAGGCCAATTAATGGCCAATATGAAAATATTACAAAGTTGCTTATGGCCACCACTCGTTTGTTGAATGACATCCAAAGCTATCAA AAAGAATGTGAAGTAGGGAAAATGAACTACACATTACTTCACATGAATGAAAATCCAGGGGCACAACTTGATGATTCAATTGAATATGTGAAAGAGATTTTGGCCAACAAGAAGAAAGAATTTCTTGAAAATGTTCTAATGGATGGATTCAATGATATGCCAAAGACATGCAAACTACTTCATCTTTCTTGCCTAAATGTGTTTCAcatgttcttcaattcttgcaaTTTATTTGATACCAAAGCAGCAATTCTTGAAGATATAATGAGAGCTATTTACATTCCTCTTCAAGAACAAACCTCAATTCCACCCTTAAAAACTTCTCCAATTCTAACacctcaagaaaagaagaagaagattgagAATATTCCAACTAAAGTTTCTGCTTGTCTCAATGGGAAAAACTTCAAACATCAAGTTGGCATTGGAATTGGAATAAGTTTTGTTGGAAGTAAAGCTCCTAAGAATAATCCTTTTGGTTGGTATACAAAAGGATTTGCTTCACAAAAGTTAAGATcatattttatataa